A genomic stretch from Streptococcus oralis includes:
- a CDS encoding PTS mannose/fructose/sorbose transporter subunit IIC — MSDISIISAILVVVVAFLAGLEGILDQFQFHQPIVACTLIGLATGNLEAGVMLGGSLQMIALGWANIGAAVAPDAALASVAAAIILIKGGNFTTEGIAVATATAIPLAVAGLFLTMIVRTISVALVHSADAAAKDGNIAAVERAHYFALILQGLRIAIPAAFLIAIPASAVKDALGLMPEWLNGGMAVGGAMVVAVGYAMVINMMATREVWPFFAIGFALAAISQLTLIALGVIGVALAFIYLNLSKQGGNGGGGAATSNDPIGDILEDY; from the coding sequence ATGTCAGATATTTCAATCATTTCTGCTATCTTGGTTGTAGTTGTTGCCTTCCTTGCAGGTCTTGAAGGTATCCTCGACCAATTCCAATTCCATCAACCAATCGTCGCATGTACCCTTATCGGACTTGCAACAGGTAACCTCGAAGCAGGTGTTATGCTTGGTGGATCTCTTCAAATGATCGCCCTTGGTTGGGCTAACATCGGAGCTGCCGTAGCTCCTGACGCTGCTCTTGCATCTGTTGCTGCAGCGATTATCTTGATCAAAGGTGGTAACTTTACTACTGAAGGTATCGCCGTTGCAACGGCAACAGCTATCCCTCTTGCCGTAGCTGGACTATTCTTGACAATGATTGTTCGTACAATCTCAGTTGCCTTGGTTCACTCTGCTGACGCTGCTGCTAAAGATGGAAACATTGCGGCTGTTGAACGCGCTCACTACTTTGCCCTTATTCTTCAGGGTCTTCGTATCGCGATCCCTGCAGCCTTCCTTATCGCTATCCCAGCTTCTGCTGTTAAAGACGCTCTTGGCCTAATGCCAGAATGGTTGAATGGTGGTATGGCTGTCGGTGGTGCTATGGTCGTTGCCGTTGGTTACGCTATGGTTATCAACATGATGGCAACTCGTGAAGTATGGCCATTCTTCGCTATCGGTTTCGCTCTTGCAGCTATTTCTCAATTGACTTTGATTGCCCTTGGTGTCATCGGTGTTGCCCTTGCCTTCATCTACCTTAACCTTTCAAAACAAGGTGGAAACGGTGGCGGCGGAGCTGCAACTTCTAACGACCCAATCGGTGATATCCTAGAAGACTACTAG